A portion of the Actomonas aquatica genome contains these proteins:
- a CDS encoding amidohydrolase family protein, with product MPTLRDCILLHGPDLNPIHCKTFAWQDDHVTEIAVGDPAPTLPAPSLVVIPGLYNGHTHVGDGALPDGAAGLTLEEGFFRPHGYKYRELGKLTPAELREHMTNTLQFMARTGTVAHLDFREQGAEGAQLLREASNNTGIDSIILNQFNESPFDEATLDAGTASLPASALAELEAMLAIADGFSESTMNDLTPRAWREIRERTAATGQLRAIHCLENPAYRDISMRRNGRGDLARALDTTDYDADLIVHLTLANAAEIKLMAESGRTAALNPRANATLGLPLPPVTALLDAGARLLLGTDNVMLTPPNLFAELDFTHRLARSQATEARPSVPPPVDILRMVTSNIRPLLGGDHYGYLDVGLPASFVVLDFTAPHLRHTRNLLASIVGRVGTADILATYHRGRELWRSAELSF from the coding sequence ATGCCGACTCTGCGCGATTGCATCCTCCTTCACGGGCCCGACCTCAACCCGATCCATTGTAAAACTTTTGCCTGGCAGGACGATCACGTCACCGAAATCGCCGTGGGCGACCCTGCGCCTACGCTCCCTGCGCCGTCGCTCGTCGTCATTCCTGGCCTCTACAACGGCCACACCCATGTCGGCGACGGTGCCCTGCCCGACGGCGCCGCCGGCCTCACGCTCGAAGAGGGTTTCTTTCGCCCCCACGGCTACAAATACCGCGAACTCGGCAAACTCACGCCGGCCGAGCTTCGCGAACACATGACCAACACGCTGCAGTTTATGGCGCGCACCGGCACCGTCGCCCACCTCGACTTCCGCGAACAAGGCGCCGAGGGCGCGCAACTCCTCCGCGAAGCCAGCAACAACACCGGCATCGACTCCATCATCCTCAACCAGTTCAACGAGTCGCCCTTCGACGAAGCCACGCTCGACGCCGGCACCGCTTCCCTGCCCGCCTCAGCCTTGGCCGAGCTCGAGGCCATGCTCGCGATCGCCGACGGCTTCTCCGAGAGCACGATGAACGATCTCACCCCGCGCGCCTGGCGCGAGATTCGCGAACGCACCGCCGCCACCGGCCAGCTCCGCGCCATCCATTGCTTGGAGAATCCGGCCTATCGCGACATCTCGATGCGCCGCAACGGCCGCGGTGACCTCGCCCGCGCGCTCGATACAACCGATTACGACGCCGACTTGATCGTCCACCTCACCCTCGCCAACGCTGCCGAGATCAAACTTATGGCCGAGTCCGGCCGCACCGCCGCCCTCAATCCCCGCGCCAACGCCACCCTCGGCCTACCGTTGCCTCCGGTCACCGCCCTGCTCGACGCCGGCGCCCGCCTTCTGCTCGGCACCGACAACGTCATGCTCACCCCGCCCAACCTCTTCGCCGAGCTCGACTTCACCCACCGCCTCGCCCGCTCCCAGGCCACCGAAGCCCGCCCTTCCGTGCCGCCCCCCGTCGACATTCTGCGCATGGTCACCTCCAACATTCGCCCGCTCCTCGGCGGCGACCACTACGGCTACCTCGACGTCGGCCTGCCCGCCTCCTTCGTCGTGCTCGACTTCACCGCCCCTCACCTCCGCCACACCCGCAACCTGCTCGCCTCCATCGTCGGTCGCGTCGGCACGGCCGACATTTTGGCCACCTATCACCGCGGACGGGAACTCTGGCGTTCCGCCGAACTTTCCTTCTGA
- a CDS encoding class I SAM-dependent methyltransferase: protein MSQLPPRERFLTALRQAVADDALVKLTLGHPSPDADPTLRNLFVRPVALKAGPHLSFVTRHETRDLTKNHPPEAALAEIEHLLGFTFLDAHLFTPAQTVQFTTAPNGRCRVKFQLADSAPPAPSARHDKQKSRLVDTHAGWLQDLGVTSPEGQPRPGMAAKYRQIQKFAETLSHLLTTAGLIDGSALRVADMGAGKGYLTFATAALLGPTARVTGIERRNDLVDTCNRVARAHELTGLSFTAGDINSAAADLTELDVLIALHACDTATDDALAAGIRAGAALLVVSPCCQKELRPQLTAPPVLAPALRHGIFQERHTEFVTDAMRALLLEAVGFETKVFEFVSTEHTARNVMLAAWRSPEASRVPRPAAVQRVREFAAFYGISDHALARHLDIPLG from the coding sequence ATGTCCCAACTCCCGCCTCGCGAACGTTTTCTCACCGCTCTCCGCCAAGCCGTCGCCGACGACGCCCTCGTCAAACTGACCCTCGGCCATCCGTCCCCCGACGCCGACCCGACGCTGCGCAATCTCTTCGTTCGCCCGGTCGCCCTCAAAGCCGGCCCGCACCTGAGTTTCGTCACCCGCCACGAGACGCGCGACCTGACCAAAAACCACCCGCCCGAGGCCGCGCTCGCCGAGATCGAGCACCTGCTCGGCTTCACCTTTCTCGACGCCCATCTCTTCACGCCCGCGCAGACGGTGCAGTTCACCACCGCCCCCAACGGCCGCTGCCGCGTCAAGTTCCAGCTGGCCGACAGCGCCCCGCCCGCCCCCAGCGCCCGCCACGACAAACAAAAGTCCCGCCTCGTCGACACCCACGCCGGCTGGCTGCAGGACCTCGGCGTCACTTCGCCCGAAGGCCAGCCGCGCCCAGGCATGGCAGCCAAGTATCGCCAGATCCAAAAGTTCGCCGAAACGCTCTCCCATCTCCTCACCACCGCCGGACTGATCGACGGCTCCGCCCTGCGCGTGGCCGACATGGGGGCCGGCAAGGGTTACCTCACCTTCGCCACCGCCGCCCTCCTCGGTCCCACCGCCCGCGTCACCGGCATCGAGCGCCGTAATGACCTCGTGGATACCTGCAACCGCGTCGCCCGCGCCCACGAACTCACCGGCCTCAGCTTCACCGCCGGCGACATCAACAGCGCCGCCGCCGATCTCACCGAGCTCGACGTGCTCATCGCCCTGCACGCCTGCGACACCGCCACCGACGACGCCCTCGCCGCCGGTATCCGCGCCGGCGCTGCCCTGCTGGTCGTCTCGCCCTGCTGCCAAAAGGAACTGCGCCCGCAACTCACCGCCCCGCCCGTGCTCGCCCCCGCGCTGCGCCACGGCATCTTCCAGGAACGCCACACCGAGTTTGTCACCGACGCCATGCGCGCCCTCCTCCTCGAAGCCGTCGGCTTTGAAACGAAAGTATTCGAGTTCGTTTCCACCGAGCACACCGCCCGCAATGTCATGCTCGCCGCTTGGCGCAGTCCCGAGGCCTCCCGCGTGCCCCGCCCCGCCGCCGTGCAACGCGTCCGCGAGTTCGCCGCCTTCTACGGCATCAGCGACCACGCCCTCGCCCGTCACCTCGATATCCCCCTCGGGTAA
- a CDS encoding small ribosomal subunit Rsm22 family protein — translation MTWDELDWSILDRLRDGFLSGGAAAGPYWQSHDDLAHYDHTYAERIGWKWDHVLGELQRRGWTPPPGHLLDWGCGSGIATRRVLAHWPDAVSPDHAAHFFDHSTLAESFAQSRLRETHPNIAAQSWDRSAAPLGTVLISHVLNELDEDSATELRETLAHASAVIWVEPGTSTVAGQLVRWRENLLPDFRVLYPCPHQGACGMLAPGNARHWCHHFAPPPPWIFGDSNWVKFGQGAGIDLRSLPYSALVLERADRPATAAPLPSDAGRIIGRPERFKPYARLLGCDTTGLPELTLPKRSHAHLIKRLDRADAPRLFRWQHDGSTISRAEPLHPASET, via the coding sequence GTGACTTGGGACGAACTCGACTGGTCCATCCTCGATCGCCTGCGCGACGGTTTCCTTTCCGGCGGCGCCGCGGCCGGGCCGTATTGGCAATCCCATGACGACCTCGCCCATTACGATCACACTTACGCCGAACGCATCGGTTGGAAGTGGGATCACGTGCTCGGCGAACTCCAGCGTCGCGGTTGGACGCCCCCGCCCGGCCATCTGCTCGATTGGGGCTGCGGCTCCGGCATCGCCACCCGCCGCGTGCTCGCCCACTGGCCCGACGCCGTGAGTCCGGACCACGCCGCCCACTTCTTCGACCACTCCACCCTCGCCGAGAGTTTTGCCCAGTCGCGCCTGCGCGAAACCCATCCGAATATCGCCGCCCAATCCTGGGACCGCAGCGCCGCCCCCCTCGGCACCGTGCTCATCAGTCACGTGCTCAACGAACTCGATGAGGACAGCGCGACCGAACTGCGCGAAACCCTCGCCCACGCCTCTGCCGTCATCTGGGTGGAGCCCGGCACCTCGACCGTGGCCGGCCAACTCGTCCGCTGGCGCGAAAACCTGCTCCCGGACTTTCGCGTCCTCTATCCGTGCCCGCACCAAGGCGCCTGTGGCATGCTCGCGCCCGGCAACGCCCGCCATTGGTGTCACCATTTCGCGCCGCCGCCTCCCTGGATCTTCGGCGATTCCAACTGGGTAAAGTTTGGCCAAGGCGCCGGCATCGATCTGCGCAGCCTGCCCTACAGCGCCCTCGTCCTCGAACGCGCCGATCGACCCGCCACCGCCGCCCCCTTGCCCTCCGACGCCGGCCGCATCATCGGTCGCCCCGAACGGTTTAAACCCTACGCCCGTCTCCTCGGCTGCGATACCACCGGCCTGCCCGAACTCACCCTGCCCAAACGCAGCCACGCCCACCTCATCAAACGCCTCGACCGCGCCGACGCCCCTCGCCTCTTCCGCTGGCAACACGACGGCTCCACCATCAGCCGCGCCGAACCACTCCACCCCGCGAGCGAAACTTGA
- a CDS encoding ABC transporter ATP-binding protein: MISLRGLERVYRLKGGPFYALRNINLEIAAGDFVSIMGPSGSGKSTLLHALGLHDSAWEGEYWFDDAPVHKLNQKQRFALQKQNIGFVFQSYHLLDDLTVYENLEVPLSYRDTPRKDRESIVCDMLDRFRIVGKRDLYPSQLSGGQQQLVGIARALIANPRIILADEPTGNLHSDQGAEIMELFKKLNQEDGVTIVQVTHSNDNAAYGSRTVRLADGMMVG; this comes from the coding sequence ATGATTTCCCTCCGCGGACTCGAACGTGTCTATCGCCTCAAGGGCGGCCCCTTTTACGCCCTGCGCAACATCAACCTCGAAATCGCGGCCGGCGACTTCGTCTCGATCATGGGTCCCTCCGGTTCCGGCAAGTCCACGCTCCTGCACGCCCTCGGTCTGCACGACAGCGCCTGGGAGGGTGAATACTGGTTCGACGACGCCCCCGTCCATAAGCTCAACCAGAAGCAACGTTTCGCCCTGCAAAAGCAGAACATCGGTTTCGTCTTCCAAAGCTACCACCTGCTCGACGACCTCACTGTTTACGAAAACCTCGAGGTGCCACTCTCCTACCGCGACACCCCGCGCAAGGATCGCGAGTCCATCGTCTGCGACATGCTTGATCGCTTCCGCATCGTCGGCAAACGCGACCTCTACCCCAGCCAGCTTTCCGGCGGCCAACAACAACTCGTCGGCATCGCCCGCGCGCTCATCGCGAATCCGCGCATCATCCTTGCCGACGAACCGACCGGCAACCTCCACTCCGACCAAGGGGCCGAGATCATGGAGCTCTTCAAGAAGCTCAACCAGGAGGACGGCGTGACCATCGTTCAGGTCACCCACTCCAACGACAACGCCGCCTACGGCTCCCGCACCGTCCGCCTCGCCGACGGCATGATGGTGGGTTGA
- a CDS encoding TolC family protein codes for MRRSRFRSRFLSLLPLAACALAPLTASAQERLDTLSLNDAIRAALAKNYTIQAQAAGTNASRADLSAEWGAFHPGFRATYDYTSDGSPQSADPFTGNRPPASVVETDAYSVGVGGVTPWGLNYTVSAYSQNQRGTYNGFADNYYSFAGIELTQPLLNGFGWDANLVGVRLARAAHNTERWAYRGAVMNIVTATINAYLELDFAQKNLAIARRSRDLAQGLLDENEKRFEAGSLSQADVTSARTRVATREEAILLAARAVSIAQNNLKRLITDEHSPALLADTLHITSVRPLADREPNPAAEFLAALDRRPDYQQAKFNVTRADANRRYRRNQLMPRVDLVGSLGYNGLDPDFSESRDQVLDRDSRSYSLGVVFNSPITFAAERGRYRSAKFNQQQAELFLAQTEQDIVVSLGNAATDIDTARQRVKVTNDSLGLAEQALDAELKKLRAGTGSTFVVLAQQEILAGAEISAYRAEIDFQRALAEYNRQLGLTLEAHGISIEGDTQTSF; via the coding sequence ATGCGACGCTCCCGTTTCCGTTCCCGCTTCCTCTCCCTCCTGCCCTTGGCTGCCTGCGCGCTCGCCCCGCTCACCGCCAGCGCCCAAGAGCGTCTCGACACCTTGTCGCTCAACGACGCCATCCGCGCCGCGCTCGCCAAGAACTACACCATTCAGGCCCAGGCCGCCGGCACCAACGCCTCCCGCGCCGACCTCTCCGCCGAATGGGGCGCCTTCCATCCCGGTTTCCGCGCGACCTACGACTACACCTCCGACGGTAGCCCGCAGTCCGCCGATCCCTTCACCGGCAACCGCCCGCCCGCCTCCGTCGTCGAGACCGATGCCTACAGCGTCGGCGTCGGTGGCGTCACCCCCTGGGGCCTCAACTATACGGTCTCAGCCTACTCCCAAAACCAGCGCGGCACCTACAACGGCTTTGCCGACAACTATTACTCCTTCGCCGGCATCGAGCTCACCCAACCCTTGCTCAACGGCTTCGGCTGGGACGCCAACCTCGTCGGCGTGCGCCTCGCCCGCGCCGCCCACAACACCGAGCGCTGGGCCTATCGCGGCGCGGTCATGAACATCGTCACCGCCACCATCAACGCCTACCTCGAACTCGACTTCGCCCAAAAGAACCTCGCCATCGCCCGCCGCTCCCGCGACCTCGCCCAGGGCCTGCTCGACGAAAACGAAAAACGCTTCGAAGCCGGCTCCCTCTCCCAAGCCGACGTCACTTCCGCCCGCACCCGCGTCGCCACTCGCGAGGAAGCCATCCTCCTCGCCGCCCGCGCCGTCTCGATCGCGCAAAACAACCTCAAACGCCTCATCACCGACGAACACAGCCCGGCCCTGCTCGCCGACACGCTGCACATCACCAGCGTCCGTCCCCTCGCCGACCGCGAGCCCAACCCCGCCGCCGAATTCCTCGCCGCGCTCGATCGCCGCCCCGATTACCAACAGGCCAAGTTCAACGTCACCCGCGCCGACGCCAACCGCCGCTACCGCCGCAACCAACTCATGCCGCGCGTCGACCTCGTCGGCTCCCTCGGCTACAACGGCCTCGATCCCGATTTCTCTGAGAGCCGCGATCAGGTCCTCGACCGGGACAGCCGCTCCTACTCCCTCGGCGTCGTCTTCAACAGCCCCATCACCTTCGCCGCCGAACGCGGCCGCTACCGCTCGGCCAAGTTCAACCAGCAACAGGCCGAACTTTTCCTCGCCCAAACCGAACAGGACATCGTCGTCTCGCTCGGCAACGCGGCCACCGACATCGACACCGCTCGCCAACGCGTCAAAGTCACCAACGACTCCCTCGGCCTCGCCGAGCAGGCCCTCGACGCCGAACTCAAGAAGCTGCGCGCCGGCACCGGCTCCACCTTCGTCGTGCTCGCCCAGCAGGAGATCCTCGCCGGAGCCGAGATCAGCGCCTACCGCGCCGAGATCGATTTCCAACGCGCCCTCGCCGAATACAACCGCCAGCTCGGCCTGACCCTCGAAGCCCACGGCATCTCCATCGAGGGCGACACCCAGACGAGTTTCTGA
- a CDS encoding TolC family protein codes for MHFPSLWAGLLLGSSAGLLAQSLPPPELSAPVSLPVARQWARDQDPLLRQFATLDDAAAGQVEQAGLRPNPVVGAELENILGTGPLSGVDGMEITVGISQRLETAAKRRHRTTVAERERDLLQWQAAQRRAELDAAVSAAFVEVLLAQQTLDLDRELLDLASQSLRETERLVEAAQSSAVDRSRAALAVSRHRFALAQTERELAAARDGLASLWGMAPAPAFSVTGETSPPPPHALADLLALLDATAALGRFAAESAHREAQLTLEQARAHPDVEVSAGARYFNEAGGDGAFLVGASIPWPLHDRNQGNIRSARARLQAVDHEREAARRELLREVALAHREWTNAHAASETLANDLLPAARQTLADTEAGYQRGQFTLLAVLESRGALIEVRAAQLENLRRAHRAAARIEALTRPADLQP; via the coding sequence ATGCACTTTCCCTCCCTTTGGGCTGGGCTGCTCCTTGGCAGCTCGGCCGGGCTGCTTGCCCAATCACTTCCGCCCCCGGAACTCTCTGCGCCGGTCTCTCTCCCCGTCGCCCGCCAATGGGCGCGCGACCAGGACCCGCTGCTCCGCCAGTTCGCCACGCTCGATGACGCCGCCGCCGGCCAGGTCGAGCAGGCTGGCTTGCGGCCCAATCCCGTCGTCGGCGCCGAGCTCGAAAACATCCTCGGCACTGGTCCGCTCTCCGGTGTCGACGGTATGGAAATCACCGTCGGCATCAGCCAACGCCTCGAGACCGCCGCCAAACGGCGCCATCGCACGACCGTCGCCGAGCGCGAGCGCGATCTCCTGCAATGGCAGGCGGCCCAACGTCGCGCCGAGCTCGACGCCGCGGTGAGCGCCGCCTTTGTCGAGGTCCTCCTCGCCCAACAAACGCTCGACCTCGATCGTGAGTTGCTCGACCTCGCCAGCCAGAGCCTGCGTGAGACCGAACGCCTCGTCGAAGCCGCCCAAAGCTCCGCCGTCGATCGCTCCCGCGCCGCGCTGGCCGTGTCGCGCCACCGCTTCGCCCTCGCCCAAACCGAACGTGAACTTGCCGCCGCTCGCGACGGCCTCGCTTCGCTCTGGGGCATGGCGCCCGCCCCCGCGTTCAGCGTGACCGGCGAAACCTCGCCACCACCGCCGCACGCCTTGGCCGACCTGCTCGCGCTCCTCGACGCCACCGCCGCACTCGGCCGCTTCGCCGCCGAAAGCGCCCACCGCGAGGCCCAACTCACCCTCGAGCAGGCCCGGGCGCACCCCGACGTCGAAGTCTCCGCCGGAGCCCGCTACTTCAATGAAGCCGGTGGCGACGGTGCCTTCCTCGTCGGCGCCAGCATTCCCTGGCCGCTGCACGATCGCAACCAGGGCAACATCCGCAGCGCCCGCGCGCGCCTCCAGGCCGTCGACCACGAGCGCGAAGCCGCCCGCCGGGAACTGCTGCGGGAGGTCGCCCTCGCCCATCGCGAGTGGACCAACGCCCACGCCGCCAGCGAGACGCTCGCCAACGACCTCCTGCCCGCCGCCCGCCAAACCCTCGCCGATACCGAGGCCGGCTACCAACGCGGTCAATTCACCTTGCTCGCCGTGCTCGAAAGTCGCGGCGCCCTCATCGAGGTGCGCGCCGCCCAACTCGAAAACCTGCGCCGCGCGCACCGTGCCGCCGCCCGCATCGAGGCGCTCACCCGCCCCGCAGACCTCCAACCCTGA
- a CDS encoding efflux RND transporter periplasmic adaptor subunit, whose translation MKTRPFLFSLSLLLATSCLNAQSHDHDHGAAALDDDHHDEDIVQLSPAVLREFDLELGPIGPGALHETVVLPGEIEFNREHTAIITPRYDATVTRIEVRLADRVQRGQVLARLENTDTLRPFEVTAPIDGTVVSYELTPGQAVAAGTPLFTIADLSTVWADLRIYQRDLDQIHEGQTVRVSSRHGITPFDGTLSYIAPTIDEHTRTGLARVVVANPDGRWKPGQFVRGTVSIEEHPVDLWLPRSAVLTYEEQTVVFVQTEEGFAPHPVQLGHHDAEGYEVLGGVQAGDIVVLRNAISLKAELSKGAFGGHHH comes from the coding sequence ATGAAAACCCGTCCCTTTCTGTTTTCGCTTAGCCTCCTGCTCGCGACCTCCTGCTTAAACGCTCAATCCCACGACCACGATCATGGTGCGGCAGCGCTCGACGATGATCACCACGACGAAGACATCGTCCAACTCAGCCCCGCCGTCCTGCGCGAGTTCGACCTCGAGCTTGGCCCCATCGGTCCCGGCGCGCTCCATGAGACCGTCGTCCTGCCCGGCGAGATCGAGTTCAACCGCGAACACACCGCCATCATCACCCCGCGCTATGACGCCACCGTGACGCGCATCGAGGTGCGCCTCGCCGATCGCGTGCAACGCGGCCAGGTCCTCGCCCGTCTCGAAAATACGGATACGCTGCGCCCCTTCGAAGTGACCGCGCCGATCGACGGCACCGTGGTCTCCTACGAACTCACCCCGGGCCAGGCCGTGGCCGCCGGCACGCCGCTCTTCACCATCGCCGACCTATCCACCGTATGGGCAGATCTGCGCATCTATCAACGCGACCTCGATCAGATTCACGAGGGACAGACCGTGCGCGTTTCCAGTCGCCATGGTATCACGCCGTTTGACGGCACCCTCTCCTACATCGCGCCCACCATCGACGAACACACCCGCACCGGCCTCGCCCGCGTGGTGGTCGCCAACCCCGACGGCCGCTGGAAGCCCGGCCAGTTTGTGCGCGGCACCGTGTCGATCGAAGAGCATCCGGTCGACCTCTGGTTGCCGCGATCCGCCGTGCTCACCTATGAGGAGCAAACCGTCGTGTTTGTGCAGACCGAGGAAGGCTTTGCACCACACCCGGTGCAACTCGGTCACCACGACGCCGAGGGTTACGAGGTGCTGGGCGGCGTGCAGGCCGGCGACATCGTTGTCCTGCGCAACGCCATCTCCCTCAAAGCCGAGCTGAGCAAGGGCGCCTTCGGCGGCCATCACCACTGA
- a CDS encoding efflux RND transporter permease subunit, whose protein sequence is MFDSLVSSALRNKLVVVLFTCAVIGGGYWGYKRLPVDAFPDVSPALVQVFTVTSGLGPEEVEKFVTFPVEAAMSGLPRVREIRSVSNFGLSVVSVYFEEDTDIYFARQVVGERLSEAREAIPAGFGEPEMGPISTGQGLVLYYNLIDTTGTYSLEELRTLQDWVVKYNLQTVPGVTEVLGIGGYVKQYQVNIDPDALLRYNLPLHTVIERIEANNQNVGGQFLERNGEMFIVRSEGLAQSIADLESIVVTHEDGTPVHLSDVATIRLGGEIRQGLQTRNGTEEVVSGMVIKLYGTNSSTVIDAVEAKLTEIEAALPAGVIIDPYYQQKTLVQSAVSTVTSSLIQGVVLVVLILLIFIGGFRPSVVVALAIPFSVLFATLAMYYAGISANLMSLGGIAIAIGMMVDGTIVMVENADRLLRAAPADEPKHHTIAAACREVARPICFSILIVVLVFLPLFTLQGVEGKMFRPLAYTVSLAMFGSLLYALVGAPVYSWLFMAKPRRVHANRDVWIVRLLVTAYRPIVRAFVRARFAAVLLALGLLALGAIVFPRLGSEFTPRLMEGDIIANLTMAPSVSLEETKRNTLIAEKRLLEIPEIAQAVSRIGRGEVGAHADPINTVHMMVVLKPSAGWRDGFTQIDIENAMREKLHGMPGVMANITQPIQLTVDELIGGSKAQLSIKLFGPDLDLLKTHGDELAAVLRQIDGAADVQVGQLTGAPQIVVRPDREAIARHGLNLSEVQELIEAAVGGVQAGQVYEGVQRYDIQVRYREDARRTIENLRDLIVHTTDGALIPLSEIARISEVVGPREIVRENNQRYIEVQANVVGRDIGSFVAEAQAAIARDVSLPPGYLVSWGGQFELQQEANARLAVVVPVTLVLIALLLYLSFHSLKNTALILLNIPLALVGGVVGLWLAGENLSVPSSIGFIALFGIALGNGMVLVTYLNQLVADGRSIDEASIEGACLRVRPVLMTAGTTLLGLLPLLLASGTGSEVQRPLAIVVIGGLVSSTLLTLLVIPALYKWFTR, encoded by the coding sequence ATGTTTGACTCCCTCGTTTCCAGCGCCCTGCGCAACAAGCTGGTCGTCGTGCTCTTCACCTGCGCCGTTATCGGCGGCGGGTATTGGGGCTACAAACGACTGCCCGTCGACGCCTTCCCCGACGTCTCGCCCGCCCTCGTGCAGGTCTTCACCGTCACCTCCGGCCTCGGCCCCGAAGAGGTGGAGAAGTTCGTCACCTTCCCGGTTGAAGCCGCCATGAGCGGTCTGCCCCGCGTGCGCGAAATCCGCTCCGTTTCCAACTTCGGATTGTCCGTCGTGAGCGTGTATTTCGAAGAGGACACCGACATCTACTTCGCCCGTCAGGTCGTCGGCGAACGCCTCTCCGAAGCCCGCGAAGCCATCCCCGCCGGCTTCGGCGAACCCGAGATGGGCCCCATTTCCACCGGCCAGGGTTTGGTGCTCTACTACAACCTCATCGACACCACCGGCACCTACTCACTCGAAGAGCTGCGCACCCTCCAGGACTGGGTGGTGAAATACAACCTGCAGACTGTTCCGGGCGTCACCGAGGTGCTCGGAATCGGCGGCTACGTGAAGCAATACCAGGTCAACATCGATCCCGATGCACTCCTGCGCTACAACCTGCCGCTGCACACCGTCATCGAGCGCATCGAAGCCAACAACCAAAACGTCGGCGGCCAGTTTCTCGAGCGCAACGGCGAGATGTTCATCGTGCGCTCCGAGGGCCTCGCCCAAAGCATCGCCGATCTCGAAAGCATCGTCGTCACGCACGAAGACGGCACGCCCGTGCATCTGAGTGACGTTGCCACGATCCGCCTCGGCGGCGAAATCCGCCAGGGCCTGCAAACCCGCAACGGCACCGAAGAGGTCGTCTCCGGCATGGTGATCAAACTCTACGGCACCAACTCCTCCACGGTGATCGACGCCGTCGAGGCCAAGCTCACCGAGATCGAAGCCGCCCTGCCCGCCGGCGTGATCATCGATCCGTATTACCAGCAGAAGACGCTGGTGCAGTCGGCCGTCTCCACCGTCACCAGTTCGCTGATACAAGGCGTCGTGCTGGTGGTGCTCATCCTGCTGATTTTTATCGGAGGTTTTCGCCCCAGCGTGGTCGTCGCGCTGGCGATTCCATTCTCCGTCCTCTTCGCGACGCTCGCGATGTATTATGCCGGAATCTCGGCCAATCTCATGTCGCTCGGCGGCATCGCCATCGCCATCGGCATGATGGTCGACGGCACCATCGTCATGGTGGAAAACGCCGACCGTCTGCTGCGCGCCGCTCCGGCCGACGAACCGAAACACCACACCATCGCCGCCGCCTGCCGGGAAGTCGCGCGACCGATTTGCTTCTCCATCCTCATCGTGGTGCTCGTTTTCCTGCCGCTGTTCACCCTGCAGGGAGTGGAAGGCAAAATGTTCCGACCGCTCGCCTACACCGTTTCCCTCGCGATGTTTGGTTCCTTACTCTACGCCCTCGTCGGCGCGCCGGTTTACAGCTGGCTGTTTATGGCCAAACCGCGCCGCGTGCACGCCAACCGCGATGTCTGGATCGTGCGTCTGCTGGTCACTGCTTATCGCCCGATCGTGCGTGCCTTTGTCCGCGCTCGTTTCGCCGCGGTCTTGCTCGCGCTCGGTCTGCTCGCGCTCGGCGCCATCGTCTTCCCGCGGCTCGGCTCCGAATTCACCCCGCGGCTCATGGAAGGCGACATCATCGCCAACCTGACCATGGCGCCGTCGGTCTCGCTGGAGGAAACCAAACGCAACACCCTCATCGCCGAAAAACGCCTGCTGGAGATCCCCGAAATCGCCCAGGCGGTTTCCCGCATCGGTCGCGGTGAAGTCGGCGCGCACGCCGACCCCATCAACACCGTGCACATGATGGTCGTGCTGAAACCCTCCGCGGGGTGGCGCGACGGATTCACCCAAATCGACATCGAAAACGCCATGCGCGAAAAGCTGCACGGCATGCCGGGGGTGATGGCCAACATCACGCAGCCGATCCAGCTCACGGTCGACGAACTCATCGGCGGCTCCAAAGCACAGCTCTCGATCAAGCTCTTCGGCCCCGACCTCGATCTGCTCAAAACCCACGGCGACGAACTCGCGGCCGTCCTCCGCCAAATCGACGGTGCGGCCGACGTGCAGGTGGGCCAGCTCACCGGCGCACCACAAATCGTCGTCCGCCCCGACCGGGAAGCCATCGCCCGGCACGGTCTCAACCTCTCGGAGGTTCAGGAGCTGATCGAAGCCGCCGTCGGCGGCGTGCAAGCCGGCCAAGTTTACGAGGGCGTCCAGCGCTACGACATCCAAGTGCGCTACCGCGAGGACGCCCGCCGCACCATCGAGAATCTGCGCGACCTCATCGTGCACACCACCGACGGTGCGCTCATCCCGCTCAGCGAAATCGCCCGCATCAGCGAAGTTGTCGGCCCCCGCGAGATCGTGCGGGAAAACAACCAGCGTTACATCGAGGTGCAGGCCAACGTGGTCGGCCGCGACATCGGCAGTTTTGTGGCCGAAGCGCAGGCCGCCATCGCTCGCGACGTGTCCTTGCCCCCCGGATACCTCGTGAGTTGGGGCGGGCAGTTTGAGTTGCAACAGGAGGCCAACGCCCGGCTCGCCGTGGTGGTGCCGGTCACCCTCGTGCTCATCGCCCTGCTGCTTTACCTCAGCTTCCACTCGCTGAAGAACACCGCGCTCATCCTCCTCAACATCCCGCTCGCCCTCGTTGGTGGCGTGGTCGGACTCTGGCTGGCGGGCGAAAACCTCTCGGTGCCTTCCAGCATCGGTTTTATCGCCCTCTTCGGCATCGCGTTGGGCAACGGGATGGTCCTCGTCACCTACCTCAACCAACTGGTGGCCGACGGTCGATCGATCGACGAAGCCAGCATCGAAGGCGCCTGCCTCCGCGTGCGGCCCGTGCTCATGACAGCCGGCACAACCCTCCTGGGACTGCTCCCCCTCCTGCTCGCCAGCGGCACCGGCAGCGAAGTCCAGCGTCCCCTCGCCATCGTGGTCATCGGCGGCCTCGTCTCCTCCACCCTCCTCACCCTCCTGGTCATCCCCGCCCTCTACAAATGGTTCACCAGGTAG